In one Oreochromis aureus strain Israel breed Guangdong linkage group 2, ZZ_aureus, whole genome shotgun sequence genomic region, the following are encoded:
- the pfdn6 gene encoding prefoldin subunit 6 produces MAEAIQKKLKVEVEKYAQMQKEVSKSMSARQKLETQLTENNIVKEELDLLDSSNTVYKLIGPVLVKQDLDEAKATVAKRLEYINGEIQRYETLLKDMEKKSEQHREVLSSLQQEFQKAQGLAVGKV; encoded by the exons atggCAGAAGCCATTCAAAAGAAGCTGAAGGTGGAAGTGGAGAAATACGCCCAGATGCAGAAAG AGGTTAGCAAGAGCATGTCAGCCAGACAGAAGCTCGAGACGCAGCTGACAGAGAACAACATTGTTAAAGAG GAGCTTGATCTGCTGGACAGCTCAAACACCGTTTATAAGCTCATTGGTCCTGTATTAGTGAAGCAGGACCTAGATGAGGCCAAAGCCACAGTAGCCAAAAGGCTGGAGTACATCAACGGAGAAAT TCAGAGGTATGAGACGCTACTGAAAGACATGGAAAAGAAATCCGAACAGCATCGAGAAGTGTTGTCAAGTTTACAACAGGAGTTTCAGAAAGCCCAGGGCCTTGCTGTGGGCAAAGTCTGA
- the her11 gene encoding hairy-related 11, which produces MTRKLQNQTQNDGKSRKRTLKPVVEKKRRDRINQSLAELRHLLMNATSDPRLQNPKIEKAEILDLAVDYLQKWTDKKGPSDDSLDTHAPLADSGHSESNAPPLFSTESAGFQRCVAQLTSYMHMITPAQRTSLIEGLKHHTEGRQLKPDFNQHAASVDAICSFDSKEDPPVLLFPSYSPFQPLACSTPCHDYLSPPPSPWLSPSFSMYATSSPFASFASHFSFPPSLSPPSSNTSFFSFSPTVPHSSLSPLTTMRPPSNLLHREVSAPNSSSPIWRPWF; this is translated from the exons ATGACCAGGAAACTCCAAAACCAAACTCAGAATGATGGGAAGAGCAGGAAAAGG ACTCTGAAGCCAGTTgtggaaaagaagagaagagatCGAATAAATCAAAGTCTAGCTGAACTGAGGCATCTGCTGATGAATGCCACGTCTGATCCA CGGCTGCAGAATCCTAAAATAGAGAAAGCAGAGATTCTGGACTTGGCTGTTGACTATCTCCAAAAGTGGACTGATAAAAAGGGCCCGAGCGATG ACTCATTGGATACTCATGCTCCTTTGGCAGACAGTGGCCACTCGGAGTCCAATGCTCCTCCTCTCTTTAGCACAGAGAGTGCAGGTTTTCAGCGGTGTGTGGCCCAGCTGACCAGCTACATGCACATGATAACACCGGCACAGAGAACAAGCCTGATTGAGGGGCTTAAACATCACACAGAGGGTAGGCAGCTGAAACCAGACTTCAACCAGCACGCAGCATCTGTGGATGCCATTTGCTCATTCGACTCCAAAGAAGATCCTCCCGTTTTGCTTTTCCCATCTTATTCTCCATTTCAGCCTCTTGCTTGTTCCACGCCATGCCACGACTACCTGagccctcctccttctccctggCTCTCCCCTTCTTTCTCCATGTATGCCACCTCTTCTCCTTTTGCGTCATTTGCCTCTCACTTCTCCTTCCCCCCCAGCCTTTCACCTCCATCTTCCAACACCTCCTTCTTTAGCTTCTCACCCACAGTTCCTCACTCCAGCCTCTCCCCTCTCACCACAATGAGACCCCCCTCAAACCTTCTACACAGGGAAGTGTCGGCACCAAACTCTTCCTCACCCATTTGGAGGCCTTGGTTTTGA
- the mmgt1 gene encoding membrane magnesium transporter 1, with protein MVAAVYDTVLRHRTRSSSSLRFKMASSFWKGVVGIGLFSLAHAAFSAAQHRSYMRLTEKEHETLPIDIVLQTLLSFIMTCYGIVHIAGEFKDMDASSELKNKTFDTLRNHPSFYLFNHRGRVLFRTAEEEPSSVRNQQALPNPIRLRKLEHLH; from the exons ATGGTTGCGGCTGTTTACGACACCGTTTTACGACACCGTACGCGCAGTTCCTCTTCGCTTCGGTTCAAGATGGCTTCGTCGTTTTGGAAAGGTGTTGTCGGCATCGGACTTTTCTCCTTAGCTCATGCGGCTTTCTCAGCGGCACAAC ATCGATCATACATGCGACTTACAGAGAAGGAGCACGAGACGCTACCAATTGAT ATTGTACTGCAGACTTTGTTGTCATTTATCATGACCTGTTACGGTATTGTCCACATCGCTGGAGAGTTCAAAGACATGGATGCTTCCTCAGAGCTGAAAAACAA gACTTTTGACACTCTGAGGAACCACCCATCCTTCTACCTTTTCAATCACAGGGGTCGGGTGCTATTCCGCACAGCAGAGGAGGAGCCCTCTTCTGTACGCAACCAACAAGCTCTGCCCAACCCCATACGGTTACGCAAGCTGGAGCATTTGCACTGA
- the her5 gene encoding hairy-related 5, producing MKVISSPGARGQRAARRISKPQMEKRRRERINHSLETLRVLMLESTHNEKLKNPKVEKAEILESVVDFLKAEKDVQKDHQASKRALSVEQRPACACQSSYHDGMRTCLLRVNQFIASKSQEAGEPSGAAVRASFTLPEIPMHPTTPGHIHQSLIPPSPATAAALPPHPLPFHHPQLSHHYLKQTAGFHGATSNLSPAGVGHIPDPLWRPWPQ from the exons ATGAAGGTTATATCTTCACCTGGAGCTCGAGGACAGAGGGCCGCCAGAAGG ATTTCTAAACCTCAGATGGAGAAGCGCAGGCGGGAGCGCATCAACCACAGTCTGGAGACTCTGCGAGTTCTGATGCTGGAGAGCACCCACAATGAG AAACTAAAAAATCCGAAAGTGGAGAAGGCAGAGATTCTAGAGAGTGTGGTCGATTTCCTGAAGGCAGAGAAGGATGTACAGAAGGATCACCAGGCCTCAAAGAGGGCCCTGTCCGTGGAGCAGAGACCGGCCTGTGCCTGCCAGTCCAGCTACCATGACGGCATGAGGACCTGCCTGCTCAGGGTCAACCAGTTCATAGCCAGCAAGAGCCAGGAGGCAGGGGAGCCCAGCGGAGCGGCTGTACGGGCTTCCTTTACGCTTCCAGAGATCCCCATGCACCCCACCACTCCCGGCCACATCCACCAGTCACTGATACCCCCTTCtcctgctactgctgctgctctgcctCCTCATCCTCTGCCCTTCCATCACCCCCAGCTCTCTCACCACTACCTGAAGCAGACGGCTGGCTTCCACGGTGCCACCAGCAATCTGTCCCCCGCAGGTGTGGGGCACATCCCTGATCCCCTGTGGAGGCCCTGGCCTCAGTGA